DNA from Brucella melitensis bv. 1 str. 16M:
ACATGCCGAAATGGGTGGGCGGCGAACCTATTCCCGGCACGGTTTTCCGAGATTGGGCACGCTGGTGCCGGATGGAAAACTATTTTTTCGACGATCCGCATCTGAATGCGCGCGAACTTGTGGCTGCCGTTCGCACACCGATTTTCGCCATCGGACTGGACGACGATCCATGGGGCACCCGTGCTGCCGTTCAGCATTTTCTCGATTACCATGTCAATGCGCCCATCGGGCAACGCTGGTATTCGCGCAAAATGGCAGGCAACCAGCCCATCGGCCATCTCGGCTATTTCCGCTCGCGCTTTGCCGAAACGCTCTGGCCCGAAATGACTGGCTGGCTGCTTGATGGCAAAATGCCCGATCAGGCCGAAGGCAGCACGAAAGGCTGAAGAATAGCGGGCAGGCCCGCGACGCTTTCGAGCACCAGATCGGCATGTGGCTCCAGCGCCTCACGCGGGCTGTTGCCGGAAAGAACACCGACGGCAAGCCCCGCCCCTGCCGCATGGGCGGTTTCCAGATCGTGCAGATTGTCGCCCACCATGGCAATTTCATGCGGCGAGAGCCCAAGCTTTTCGGCAAAATAAAGCAGCGGATCGGGAAAGGGTTTCGGGCGCGCGGCGGTATCATAGCCGATCATCACATCGAACAGATGGTCGATGCCGAGCGCCTTTGCCGTGACACGGGCTCCTGCTTCGGAATCATTGGTGGCAATGCCGAGCCGATAGCCCGCACCGCGCAGGACGGCAAGCGTTTCATGCACCGCCTCGATAGCGATAGCCGAGCGAGCGCCTTCGGCGATGCAATAAGCATCATATTTCTCAATCAATGAACGCAATTGCGGCCCCGCGAGGCCCGGATGCCAAAGCGAAACAATATCTTCCACCGTTCCGGCGGCGATGACGGAATTGGCGCGAAAACGTTCGGCCAGCCAGTCATAACCCCCCGCATCCAGCAAGGCGCGCGCCAGCACTTCGTCACCTTGCGCCGACCATTGCGCCAGTTGCCATGAAATGGAGAACCATGTGCGATCGAAGTCGATCAGTGTGCCGTCCTTGTCAAAGAGGACGGCACGGATCGATTTCACGCGGTCGGCAAGGTGCGCAGCCATCATGCTTCAAGCGCACCGGCGCGTTTCTTGACCGCCGAAGGCTTGTCAGCCAGGAGCTTCAAAAGATCATCGCCACGACGCACATAGCGCAGCGAACGGCGCGTCAGGATGCGGCCTGCCTGCGGTGCAGTAATGGCGATATCGCCTTCCGGCTCGCCGGGGCGGGTGACGACGGTGGCAAGCTTTGCGCCCGCTTCCACCACGTCGCCCGGCGCAACATGAAAAAGCACCATGCCGCCTTCGGGCGCACGGATCATCTCCACATGCGAAAGCGGCGTCACGAGGCCCTTATACTCACCATCGAGCTTCACATTTTCATCGCGAACCACGCCGCGATGCACAAGAAACCTGTAAAGCCCTTCGGCGTCACCCCGGCCCATATCGGCATAGACATCGCTCATCCCTCGGAATTCGACCGTGGTGACGGCACGGCGCTTCATATTGCGCTTGTCAGCAGGCAATTGCAGCACAGGATGGGCGCAGGCCTCGTCAAAGGCCGCATCCAGCGTCGTATTCCAGGCGAGGATTGCGGTGGAATTCAGCGCAATCGCCAGATCCTTCATGTCCTCGACGAATTCTTCCGCGATATAGACATAGTTTTCGCCCTCATCGTCGCGGTGCAGGTCGAGAACGATATCGTTGGCCAAGGCAAGCTTCAAAAGCGTCGCCTTGAGGCGCTGGGCAAGTGCAACCGGCGCATCCGGCCCCGGCAGGTCCGATGTATCGAAATCCGGCAGAAGCGGGAAAGCACGGTTGAAATTGATGAGCGAGAAGGTCTCGAAGCGGCCTAGATGCTGGTGCGCCTGCCACTGATTGGAACCGATCGGGTTGGCCTGCGGGACAAGAGTGATATTGCCCAGGATTCGACCTTCTTCGGCAGCTTGCTTCAGCATGGGAATGAGGAAATGAAGGGCTGCCTGTCCCGGCAATTCAGCACCATGGAGCGAGGATTGAAGGTAAGCGCCCGGCGCTTTCGCATCTTTGCCCTCAAAACGCAGCACACGCAGCTCGATGGCATTGCCCGGTACATCGCCGGCAAATTTTATGATCTCGGTCTTCATTCCCACGTCCTAATCCTTCGATGCAGATAGAGCCGGGCCAGAAGCACGATCTTGTTCCGAAGCCGCTTACACTTTTCGGGATCATGCTCCAGAGCGGTTCCGGTTAAAACGGAATCGTTGGAACCGCTCTATCTCTTTGTTTAAGCATGATCTTGCTCCGAAAACCGCTTGCACTTTTCGGGATCATGCTTCTGGTCCGGCTTTTCTCGTATTTCTAACCTTACAGATAATGCGGTCAAGCTTTCCTTCGCGCATGCAGATGCGCGACAAGCCCTTGCGTGGAAGCGTCGCGACCACTCGCCCCTTCCTTGCCCGATACAACCGGCAAAAGTTCCGTCGCCAGTTCCTTACCCAGTTCCACGCCCCATTGATCGAAGGCATTGATGCCGAAAATCTGCGCTTCGACGAAAACACGATGTTCGTAAAGCGCGATCAGGCGACCCAGCGTATAGGGGTCGAGCATGTCATGGATGAGCGTCAGGGATGGGCGGTTGCCGGAAAAGACGCGGTGCGGGGCAATGCGCTCCACTTGCGACGCAGGCAGGTTCTTTGCCTGCAACTGCGCACGCGCCTCGTCCAGCGTGCGGCCTTTCATCAGGGCTTCGGACTGGGCAAGGCAGTTTGCCATCAGCATTTCATGCTGGTGATCCAGTGTCGGCTCGTGGCCCTTGGCCGCCACGATGAATTCCAGCGGGATCGTATCGGTTCCCTGATGCAGAAGCTGGAAAAAGGCGTGCTGGCCATTGGTGCCGGGCTCACCCCAGACAACGGGGCCGGTTGGGCCGGAAACCGGCTTGCCATCCAGCGTCACGCTCTTGCCGTTCGATTCCATATCGAGCTGCTGCAAATAGGCCGGGAGGCGCGAAAGGCGCTGGTCATAAGGAATGATGGCGCGGCTGCCATAACCGCAGATTGCGCGATGCCAATAGCCGATGAGGCCGAGCATGACGGGCAGGTTCTTTTCCAGTGGCGCATCGCGGAAATGCACATCCATGGCGTGTGCGCCCGCAAGGAACTTGCGGAAATTATCCGGGCCGACGGCGATCATCACCGGCAGGCCGATGGCCGACCAGACCGAATAACGCCCGCCAACCCAGTCCCAGAAGCCGAAAACACGATCTTCAGGAATGCCGAAGGCCGCAACCTTGTCGAGCGCAGTGGAAACGGCAGCAAAATGCGCGCCCACCGCCGCCTCGCCCAGGGTGTCTGCCACCCATTTGCGCGCCGTCTGCGCGTTCGTCATGGTTTCAATGGTCGTAAAAGTCTTCGACGCGACAATGATAAGCGTCGATGCCGGATCAAGCGGCGAAAGCGTGTCGGCAATATGCGCGCCATCGATATTGGAAACGAAATGCGCGCGTGGCTCATCATGATAGGGCGCAAGCGCCAGCGTCGCCATGACAGGCCCCAGATCGGAACCGCCAATGCCGATATTCACGATATCGGTAATCTTCCGGCCGGTCGCGCCCTTCAACGCGCCGGACCGGATGCCATCCGCAAAAGCGGCCATGCGGTCGAGCACATGTTTCACATCCGGCAGTACATTATGCCCGTCAACCAGCACTTCCTTCGAGGACGTGTCGCGCAGCGCCACATGCAGAACGGCGCGGTCTTCGGTATTGTTGATATGCTCGCCCGCGAACATGGCGGCGCGGCGCCCTTCCACATCGGCAGCGACGGCCAGCTCTTTCAACAGCGCCATGGTCTCGTCGTTAACCCGGCACTTCGACCAGTCGAACAGAAGATCATCCAGGCAGAGCGAATATCGCCCGAACCGGCCGGGGTCGGCGCTGAATGCCGCGCGCATATCGCGCGGGGCCGATTCCGCCCAATGCTTTTTCAGCTTTGCGACCGTTG
Protein-coding regions in this window:
- the pgi gene encoding glucose-6-phosphate isomerase, translating into MARDATKLEATVAKLKKHWAESAPRDMRAAFSADPGRFGRYSLCLDDLLFDWSKCRVNDETMALLKELAVAADVEGRRAAMFAGEHINNTEDRAVLHVALRDTSSKEVLVDGHNVLPDVKHVLDRMAAFADGIRSGALKGATGRKITDIVNIGIGGSDLGPVMATLALAPYHDEPRAHFVSNIDGAHIADTLSPLDPASTLIIVASKTFTTIETMTNAQTARKWVADTLGEAAVGAHFAAVSTALDKVAAFGIPEDRVFGFWDWVGGRYSVWSAIGLPVMIAVGPDNFRKFLAGAHAMDVHFRDAPLEKNLPVMLGLIGYWHRAICGYGSRAIIPYDQRLSRLPAYLQQLDMESNGKSVTLDGKPVSGPTGPVVWGEPGTNGQHAFFQLLHQGTDTIPLEFIVAAKGHEPTLDHQHEMLMANCLAQSEALMKGRTLDEARAQLQAKNLPASQVERIAPHRVFSGNRPSLTLIHDMLDPYTLGRLIALYEHRVFVEAQIFGINAFDQWGVELGKELATELLPVVSGKEGASGRDASTQGLVAHLHARRKA
- a CDS encoding HAD family hydrolase; translation: MMAAHLADRVKSIRAVLFDKDGTLIDFDRTWFSISWQLAQWSAQGDEVLARALLDAGGYDWLAERFRANSVIAAGTVEDIVSLWHPGLAGPQLRSLIEKYDAYCIAEGARSAIAIEAVHETLAVLRGAGYRLGIATNDSEAGARVTAKALGIDHLFDVMIGYDTAARPKPFPDPLLYFAEKLGLSPHEIAMVGDNLHDLETAHAAGAGLAVGVLSGNSPREALEPHADLVLESVAGLPAILQPFVLPSA
- a CDS encoding succinylglutamate desuccinylase/aspartoacylase family protein; its protein translation is MKTEIIKFAGDVPGNAIELRVLRFEGKDAKAPGAYLQSSLHGAELPGQAALHFLIPMLKQAAEEGRILGNITLVPQANPIGSNQWQAHQHLGRFETFSLINFNRAFPLLPDFDTSDLPGPDAPVALAQRLKATLLKLALANDIVLDLHRDDEGENYVYIAEEFVEDMKDLAIALNSTAILAWNTTLDAAFDEACAHPVLQLPADKRNMKRRAVTTVEFRGMSDVYADMGRGDAEGLYRFLVHRGVVRDENVKLDGEYKGLVTPLSHVEMIRAPEGGMVLFHVAPGDVVEAGAKLATVVTRPGEPEGDIAITAPQAGRILTRRSLRYVRRGDDLLKLLADKPSAVKKRAGALEA